A single genomic interval of Deltaproteobacteria bacterium harbors:
- a CDS encoding insulinase family protein — protein MLRTLDNGLRVVLLESRGAPVVAAQVWVNVGSADAGDGPSGLAHVLEHMVFKGTKRRAAGDAAREIEAAGGDFNAWTSFDQTVFHVVMASRFFGKGLEVLADAVLDARIDAEALDKELKVILEEIKEGEDAPGRVLSQELFATAFRRHPYRLPVIGRAEQLRKLTAREVAAFHRRHYTPANMTLVLVGDFEAKSALARVRRLFGRPGGAAPERVVRAEEPEQRRLRVAVRARAQREVHFSLAFHVPPLKDPDTPALDLAAILLGQGERSRLVRKVQREQQLVSSVYAYAFTPRNPGLLVIGATAEADRVVDAVRAICSEVFALAREEVPTAELERAQTVVESDAVYQRETAEGLARRLGTFQVVVGDLTFDEEYQRRVAHVTPAGLRAVASRYLRPERLTVAVLGPKSTPRLVSELEAAATHAGGAAARAAAKDVRSADPVARVTLANGARLVVLRDSTAPLVAFRAAWAGGMRYESEATAGITTLLGELLGRGTATRSASQLREAFDAMAGDLGGYAGRNSFGLRAEVLSRHWERALELLSDCLLAPAFPEAELERERRELLAEVRAREENLGALTVELLLRKMFRRHPLRLPALGTVRSISRLGRDQLARHYRRHYHPSQLVLAVVGDVDPAEVARKFETLFGAVARRAAPEVAVPKESGRHAPETAVSYLRREQAHLAVGYPGTTLDHRDRFTLEVLTQILGGSGGRLYAELRDRKGIAYRVNAFSEEGIDPGYVAVYAAMSPENLADALRAVEREVARLREELVPAAELKRAQRYLVGVHEISLQRKANLATHLALHEAHGLGYRAYRDYPAGIQAVTAEELRRAARRYLDERGRVVALIKPEEMSPAAEKRLGPVRQAGVVTGPSKSAVVPARAAKRVRKGGRRR, from the coding sequence GTGCTCCGAACCCTGGACAACGGCTTGCGCGTGGTCCTGCTCGAGAGTCGGGGGGCTCCCGTTGTCGCGGCGCAGGTCTGGGTCAACGTGGGGAGCGCCGACGCGGGCGACGGGCCCTCGGGCCTGGCTCACGTGCTCGAGCACATGGTCTTCAAGGGCACGAAACGGCGCGCGGCCGGAGACGCGGCCCGCGAGATCGAAGCCGCGGGGGGCGATTTCAACGCCTGGACCTCCTTCGACCAGACCGTCTTTCACGTGGTGATGGCGAGCCGCTTCTTCGGCAAGGGGCTCGAGGTGCTGGCCGACGCGGTTCTCGACGCGCGGATCGATGCCGAGGCGCTGGACAAGGAGCTGAAGGTCATTCTCGAGGAGATCAAGGAGGGAGAGGACGCCCCGGGGCGGGTCCTTTCCCAGGAGCTCTTCGCGACGGCCTTTCGACGCCACCCCTACCGTCTCCCGGTGATCGGCCGGGCCGAGCAGCTTCGCAAGCTGACCGCGAGGGAGGTGGCGGCGTTTCATCGCCGGCACTACACCCCGGCCAACATGACCCTCGTGCTGGTGGGCGACTTCGAGGCCAAGAGCGCACTGGCGCGCGTGCGCAGGCTCTTCGGGCGTCCAGGCGGCGCGGCTCCCGAGCGGGTCGTACGGGCCGAGGAGCCGGAGCAGCGGCGACTCCGGGTGGCGGTGCGCGCGAGAGCGCAGCGCGAGGTGCACTTCTCGCTCGCGTTCCACGTTCCGCCCTTGAAGGATCCGGACACGCCCGCGCTGGACCTCGCGGCCATCCTCCTCGGTCAGGGGGAGCGCTCGCGGCTCGTCCGCAAGGTGCAGCGCGAGCAGCAGCTCGTTTCGAGCGTCTACGCGTATGCCTTCACGCCGCGGAACCCGGGGCTGCTCGTCATCGGCGCCACCGCCGAGGCGGATCGAGTCGTGGACGCCGTGCGGGCCATCTGCTCCGAGGTGTTCGCCCTGGCGCGGGAGGAAGTGCCGACCGCCGAGCTGGAGCGAGCGCAGACCGTCGTGGAGAGCGACGCGGTCTACCAGCGTGAGACCGCGGAGGGACTGGCCCGTCGCCTGGGCACCTTCCAGGTCGTGGTCGGGGACCTGACTTTCGACGAGGAGTATCAGCGGCGAGTGGCCCACGTCACGCCAGCTGGACTTCGCGCGGTGGCGTCGCGCTACCTGCGTCCCGAGCGACTGACCGTGGCCGTCCTCGGTCCGAAGAGCACGCCCCGGCTCGTGTCGGAGCTCGAGGCCGCCGCAACGCACGCCGGGGGCGCGGCGGCACGGGCCGCAGCCAAGGACGTGCGTTCCGCCGATCCCGTCGCGCGGGTGACGCTGGCGAACGGGGCGCGTCTGGTCGTGCTCCGCGACAGCACCGCGCCTCTCGTGGCCTTTCGCGCGGCCTGGGCGGGCGGGATGCGCTACGAGAGCGAGGCGACGGCCGGGATCACGACGCTGCTCGGAGAGCTCCTCGGTCGCGGTACGGCGACGCGTTCGGCGAGCCAGCTCCGCGAGGCCTTCGACGCGATGGCGGGGGACCTCGGCGGCTACGCGGGGAGGAACAGCTTCGGTCTGCGCGCGGAGGTCCTCTCGCGGCACTGGGAGCGGGCGCTCGAGCTCCTCTCCGACTGCCTCCTCGCGCCGGCGTTTCCCGAGGCGGAGCTGGAGCGCGAGAGGCGTGAGCTGCTGGCCGAGGTTCGCGCTCGCGAGGAGAACCTCGGCGCGCTCACCGTCGAGCTGCTCCTGCGAAAGATGTTTCGGCGGCACCCCTTGCGCTTGCCCGCCCTCGGCACGGTGCGGTCGATCTCGCGCCTCGGGCGTGACCAGCTCGCGCGACACTATCGCCGCCACTACCACCCGAGCCAGCTCGTCCTGGCCGTGGTGGGAGACGTCGATCCCGCCGAGGTGGCTCGCAAGTTCGAGACGCTCTTCGGCGCGGTGGCGCGCCGAGCGGCGCCGGAGGTGGCCGTGCCGAAGGAGAGCGGTCGACACGCTCCCGAGACGGCGGTCAGCTATCTGCGCCGCGAGCAGGCGCACCTGGCGGTCGGCTATCCGGGCACCACGCTCGACCATCGGGATCGCTTCACGCTCGAGGTGCTCACCCAGATCCTCGGGGGAAGCGGCGGTCGGCTCTACGCCGAGCTTCGGGACCGGAAGGGGATCGCCTACCGGGTGAACGCCTTTTCCGAGGAGGGGATCGACCCCGGCTACGTCGCCGTGTATGCGGCGATGAGCCCCGAGAACCTGGCCGACGCCCTGCGCGCGGTCGAGCGCGAGGTCGCGCGCCTGCGCGAGGAACTCGTGCCCGCCGCCGAGCTGAAGCGCGCCCAGCGCTACCTCGTGGGAGTGCACGAGATCTCGCTCCAGCGGAAGGCGAACCTCGCCACGCACCTGGCGCTGCACGAGGCGCACGGTCTGGGGTATCGGGCTTACCGCGACTACCCGGCCGGGATCCAAGCCGTGACCGCCGAAGAGCTGCGGCGCGCCGCCCGCCGCTACCTCGACGAGCGGGGGCGCGTGGTGGCCCTCATCAAGCCGGAGGAGATGTCTCCTGCGGCGGAGAAGCGCTTGGGCCCCGTGCGGCAGGCCGGCGTGGTGACCGGGCCGAGCAAGAGCGCGGTCGTTCCGGCGCGTGCCGCGAAACGGGTCCGGAAGGGGGGCCGCCGCCGGTGA
- a CDS encoding class II aldolase/adducin family protein: MQSELQLRQQLAAFSHRVWERGWVANHDGNLSLRLPRERLLCTPTGVSKGGLSAEAMLVVDASGKVLSGKGRPFSELGLHLAYYHGRPDVQAVLHAHPPTATGFGVAGVGLDRPFLPEAVVSLGPEVPTVPLTAPGSEAAQVLSGYVTEYDALLLAGNGALCCGVDLEQAYLRMELVEHLAKVALVAHQLGGIQALPAQLLEPLLAARTRAGLGPAARAAGSSTAAQTADPAALKRRVDDEIRRVLK, translated from the coding sequence ATGCAGAGCGAACTTCAGCTCCGGCAACAGCTCGCCGCCTTCTCGCACCGGGTCTGGGAGCGAGGGTGGGTGGCCAACCACGACGGGAACCTCTCGCTCCGCCTGCCGCGAGAGCGCCTGCTCTGCACCCCTACGGGGGTCTCGAAGGGGGGGCTCTCCGCCGAGGCGATGCTGGTCGTGGATGCGTCGGGCAAGGTGCTCTCGGGAAAGGGGCGACCCTTCTCGGAGCTCGGGCTGCACCTGGCCTACTACCACGGGAGGCCGGACGTGCAGGCCGTGCTCCACGCGCATCCGCCCACGGCCACGGGATTCGGCGTGGCGGGGGTGGGGCTCGATCGGCCGTTTCTCCCCGAAGCGGTGGTCAGCCTGGGCCCCGAGGTTCCGACGGTGCCCCTCACGGCGCCGGGGAGCGAGGCCGCGCAGGTGCTCTCGGGCTACGTCACGGAATACGACGCGCTGCTTTTGGCCGGCAACGGGGCCCTCTGCTGCGGCGTCGACCTGGAGCAGGCCTATCTCCGGATGGAGCTCGTGGAACACCTGGCGAAGGTGGCGCTCGTGGCGCATCAGCTCGGCGGGATCCAGGCGCTCCCTGCGCAGCTCCTCGAGCCGCTCCTGGCGGCCCGGACGCGGGCGGGGCTCGGGCCGGCGGCGCGTGCCGCGGGGAGTTCGACGGCGGCGCAGACGGCAGACCCCGCGGCGCTCAAGCGGCGCGTCGACGACGAGATTCGGCGCGTCCTGAAATAG
- a CDS encoding CPBP family intramembrane metalloprotease translates to MASKGKSRSRREPTNLLTSVVLVMPLLLFYQVGVIFSDTMNGADLITQQVLRLLGSRGYIWFQLGLGATLVALVLYLRRTQQFELRQFIPVLLESGIYALTMGTLIIFLMVDLLHIDPRLAAGGPLRNAGVFDRLVMSVGAGVHEELVFRLVLLGGLAWIGERGLGLKRWLAILVAFVVSSLLFSAAHHVGSLGEPLRLGVFTYRTIAGLFFAALFQFRSFAIAVYTHALYDIYVLIWS, encoded by the coding sequence ATGGCTAGCAAGGGCAAGTCCCGTTCGCGCCGCGAGCCCACGAATCTCCTGACGAGCGTCGTGCTCGTCATGCCCCTGCTCCTCTTCTATCAGGTCGGCGTGATCTTCTCCGACACCATGAACGGGGCAGACCTGATCACGCAGCAGGTCCTCCGCCTGCTCGGCTCCCGGGGCTATATCTGGTTTCAGCTCGGCCTCGGGGCGACGCTCGTGGCGCTCGTCCTCTACCTCCGACGCACGCAGCAGTTCGAGCTGCGTCAGTTCATCCCGGTGCTGCTCGAGAGCGGCATCTACGCCCTGACCATGGGCACGTTGATCATCTTCCTCATGGTGGATCTTCTGCATATCGACCCGCGCCTCGCGGCGGGAGGTCCGCTGCGAAATGCCGGCGTCTTCGACCGACTCGTCATGTCCGTCGGCGCAGGGGTCCACGAAGAGCTCGTCTTCCGCCTCGTCCTCCTCGGAGGGCTGGCCTGGATCGGAGAACGGGGGCTCGGCCTCAAGCGGTGGCTCGCCATCCTCGTCGCGTTCGTCGTGAGCTCGCTCCTCTTCTCGGCGGCGCACCACGTGGGCTCGCTGGGAGAGCCGCTTCGCCTCGGAGTCTTCACCTACCGCACCATCGCCGGGCTCTTCTTCGCGGCGCTGTTCCAGTTTCGCAGCTTCGCGATCGCGGTCTACACCCACGCCCTCTACGACATCTACGTGTTGATCTGGAGCTGA